tgattggatgttttgtcttttgttaaaaaaggaaatgactcaactttgttgggacggactaaaaaggaatacgactcaacttttatgggacggaaggagtagaaTTTAGGGTTCACCtactaaatatagtaaaaatgaaatgggataTTTATTGgcggacggacgaaaaaggaaaaatgaaacatgTAATGGCGAACagatgaagtatttaaatGGGATGTACTATATCTAAGTGTCGCATTTGAAATCAATGGTTTTCCCATTATATGTTTTGAACATAGGTGCAACAAATGTGTGCAAACTCCTCTTCATTTTTGGCCTTTATACATATTAGAGCCCCAAACAAATTTCAACCACGTCATTTTCGGACTTCTAGGGTCCGAGAAGGAACAATATGGTAGGAAACACTATATAGAGTCGTGGTGGAGGCCTAATGTGACATGTGGATTTTTGTACTTGGACGAGGCCCCGACAGGCTCATGCCTTGGTCCGACGCCTCGACCTGTTTTAGGGTCTCGGGCGACCTAATGAAGTTCTTGCAAGAGACCAATGCACGAGCCCAAAATAATGATACGCTCGAAGATGGAAGTCTGGAGCGTTCAAGCCGTCCAGCGGCCTGCAGCACCAGGCGTAACAACCGCTGGACCATAGCGACCGCTACACCCATAGCGGCCCGCTCCGTAATACTTCATGCTAgagtgacacattcgatgaagatttaatataacttgctacataatcgtgagaggaggttggcgagttagatccacttaatagacactacaattagcttcccttaaaacgacactgttaattgagagtgaggacttttcaagggtctttggagcttttaggagttactaATCTAGGATTGTCAACCCTAGTTTTAGTAATCTACGCGCATGGGCATAACTagtgtgactcgttctatcgaagtataaactgtgttagggtattgtagttggaatttgtataaccataactgtgaacgtgCATCCCTGGATTTCTCTTCTCATATATCTTACCTCTAGTTTTTGTtgcaattagctttttactgcTTTCCGTATtcttgttttcaaaagttttcataaaaatcattgtttctccaaatagtaaaagaagctTAGTAGAAGGTAGCCAGTCGGTGATATTATTTCCCGTGATCGACAATCcgggtactgacctttagctatactagatctaccatgtatacttgcaggtatttgaATTGTAGTTGATCTGTTGATTTTGGTTAGATCGGTGAAATCGGAGATGGGAATTGTTATGGTTTGTTGTGggtggcttggatccggagtggatgaagCGTCCAATGTTTAGATCTGTTAGATTCCTGCATGGTTTCAAAGTTTAGTTTGTGTTTTCTTATTTGCCTCGTCTAGTAGTAGTAGatctgttttatttccttAGTTAATCATAATCTGATAGTTTAATTTGACAtgctttgttttgatttattgtttaCTGTGTTTTCTGCATTTTGTGATCGTGAATCGTTGGTGAAGATGAAGCTAGTTGTTAGTTAAATCCTTAGTTAGTTAATTGCAGCTTTTCATTCGTACCTtgctattttaggaaatggttCCCACGATCTGTTCTTCATCTGTCTAGGTATTTTAGGAAAAGTAATTCACTAGGTCTGGTAAATTTTCGTTGCTGGAGTGTTGTTCTGATTGCATCTTTGTTTCCGTCATGCATGCTTTCATCATGGTTTCCTAGGTATAGCTGTTAAGTTCTCAACCCAAtgttgcgtggcagcagccaaaaccCTTGTCCAAAGTCTTTTGAATGCTTTCTTATGCTTCCATCTCtgattcgatccctacttctttattgttagtatgccttgaatttgtatatGATTAGGTTTCCTAATTGGGATAAGATTATGTTTCCTAGGCCCAGTCTGTCTAAtgtgtgcctatatatatgggagtagataggggtgtcgaaacgggtagcgggtattgggtacccgCACATccgacccgatacccgatacccgatacccgaggGAAACGGGTAACGGGTCGGGATCGGgtaatcatatttttggttttgcgggtatcgggtatacccgatacccgctcGAGATACCCGATAATCCCGAAATTTACCCGATTTATGTTTagtatttgtagttttttatttttaaattatcccGTTCATTGACTCggatttcaatatataattttttttgtcttttttcctctattaaaaataaagtatgttTTAAAGCATACTTATAccaatagtattatattatacataagcatatgtatttaattactaatggATACAGTAGCATATGCTACACACACATGCATTATATCTACAGTagcacatatatatttattaatagcATATGTATTCtattactaatatatactcctatatagcATATGCATTATGTATAAAGCAGCATATGCTACACTGCATTATATATACAGAGCATATCATATggaatactactaattaaaatgTCTAATGATTTATGAAgtcttttatgtttttttaggATGCATCAAAATACTAACATTATTACGGATAACGATCAACAAGTTGGggataattcaaataataaaaaaagatttacaaaaaatataataataataataataaattcgggtcgggtcgggtgcgggatacccgactcgggtatcgggtaatacCCGACATAATGCGGGACGAGATCGGGACAACAATTTTGGCCAaaatcgggtgcgggtacccgtttcgacacccctaggAGTAGAGCACATGATCTGTATCTGAAAACTgcagtcataatacaatttgttctccgtttttgcccgtggacgtagccaacacaacgttggtgaaccacgtaaattctatgtctatttacgttctttttgtttctcgattcacaattgccCTGTTTGTCGTAACAAACTGGTATCTAGAGCCTTGGTTTTCGAACTAGGGTTTTGAATTCCGCTGCAAGGGTTTTGTCTGGTTAATCGAGATGTCTGCTCTGAACGTGAAGGTTGACAAATTCACCGGGAGAAATAGTTTTGGTTTATGGCAGATCAAGATGCGATCTCTGCTGATGCAACAGGGTTTGTGGGAGCCGCTCAAAACAAAGAAGGCTACGAAGGATGATAAGGAGTGGACAACCCTAGACGAAAAGGCCCACTCGACCATCATATTGAGCCTGTCTGACGATGTTATCATCGAAGTTGCGGATCAGGAGACGGCTGCTGCTCTTTGGGCGAAGTTGGAGAGTCTATACATGACGAAGTCTCTAACCAACAAGTTGCTCTTGAAGCAACGTTTGTTTCGGTTACGCATGCAGGAAGGTACGCCCCTTCGGGATCATctggaaaatttgaataaaattttgctaGATTTGCGTAATGTTGAAGTTAAAGTAGAAGACATGGATGCTGCTTTAATTTTGCTTTTGTCTCTGCCTGAATCTTACGAAAATTTTGTTGAGTCTTTTATGACTGGCAAGGAAACTCTTTCGTTGGAGGATGTTCGATCTGCTCTCCACATCAGAGAGGATCGTCAACAGGCAACGAGTTCAGCCACAAAAGATCTGCCATCGGGATTATCTGTTACGGGTAAAGGACAGAAGAAATTCAGACAAAAGAAGCAGAACTCAAAAGGTTCAAAAGGTCCTAAAGGCCCTAAGACAGATGACATCTGCAGATATTGTAAAGAACCAGGGCATTGGAAGACTGATTGTCCAAGgataaagaagaaattggGCAAGAAGGAAGATGCTAACGGTTCTGCGACTGTGGCAGAAGCCGATGACACAAATTCGGAAGAAGAATTGGCCTTGGTTGCGGATGAACAGCCACACTGTAATGATGTGTGGATTTTGGATTCTGGAGCGTCATATCATCTCTGTCCTCACAGGGAGTATTTCAACACTTATGAGCAGATAGATGGAGGCAACGTTACCATGACCAACAGTGCTGTCTGCAAGGTGGTTGGCATCGGCTCAATCAGGATTAGGACTCATGATGGGGTCTTCTGCACCTTGAACGATGTTAGGCATGTTCCACAGATGACGAAGAATCTGATATCCCTGAGTACATTTGATAGTAAGTGGTTTAGTTTCAAAGGTGAAGGTGGAGTAATGCGTATTTTGAAAGGTTCGAAGGTGGTTCTGACAGCTTTGAAACGAGGTACCTTGTATGTTTTGAGAGGTTCCATCGTGGCAAATTCTGCTAATATTGCATCATCCGAGGTTGCAACCAAGGATATGACCAAGCTGTGGCATATGAGGCTCGGTCATATGGGATAACGTGGCATGAGAATCATGTCGAATCGTGATTTTCTTTCGGGCCATAAGGTGCAGAAACTTGATTTCTGCGAACACTGTGTATTGGGGAAGCTTCATCGTAGCAAGTTTCCAAAGAAGGGTGTTCATCGAACGAAGAGGACACTTGACTACATTTATATGGATTGTTGGGGTCCCTCACGTGTTGAGTCTATTGGAGGACACAAGTATTTTGTGTCGATGATTGATGACTACTCGAGAATGACTTGGGTGTTTATGATGAAGCATAAAGGTGAGGCATTCAAGAAGTTCAAAGAGTGGAAGACTCTAATTGAAAACCAGACTAGGAAGAAGATCAAGCGATTGAGAACAGATAACGGTCTGGAATTTTGTTCGTCTGAGTTCGATGAGTTTTGTAGGAGTGAAGGGATCGTTCGCCATCACATCGTTAGACATACACCACAACAGAATGGTGTGGCAGAACGCATGAATCAGACGTTGTTGGAGAGAGCAAGATGCATGCTCTTCCAAGCCGATTTGATTAGGAAGTTTTGGGCAGAGGCAGTAAACACGGCTTGTTATCTGATCAACCGTGGACCTCACACTGGCATTGACTGCAAGATACCGTACGAGGTATGGTCTGATTCACCTGGAGATTACTCTATGTTGAGAGTTTTTGGGACAACTGTTTACTATCATGTGAGTGAAGGTAAATTGGAGCCAAGAGCTAAGAAGGGGGTATTTGTTGGTTATGGAGATGGAGTTAAGgggtacaaaatttggttatcTTCAGAGGGTATAATTATTCTCAGTCGGAATATggtatttgatgaaaattctaTGCTTAACTCTACTGTGAAGTCTATTGCTACAGAGGATTTGGATGGTGTTGATGAACAGGTGGAGCTGCAAGTCACTCACGATGTGAGTGAATCACAACTCCAAGGTGGAGAAGATCAACACACTACTGCTGAAGCCGCCGATACTTCTAGTTCGGATGTTCATCCACAAGCTCGTCAGAGAAGCATTGCTATTGACAGAGCTAGGAGGACAAATGTGAAGCCTCCGTTGAGGTATGGTTTTGAGGATATGATGTCATATGCATTGCAGGTAGCCAATGAGGTCGAAGATGAGCCTTCGGCAGATGAAACACCTACCTAAAAGGAAGCTATTTCAGGCAGTGAGCGTGCCAAGTGGCTCGTTGCAATGCAAGAAGAGATAGAATCACTTTTGAAGAACCTGACTTGGGAATTGGTTCCACGGCCTAAGGGGAGAAAGATTGTCACTTGCAAATGGATtttcaagaagaaggaaggCACTACACCAGATGAGGGCATTAGATACAAGGCTCGTCTAGTTGCAAGAGGGTTCACGCAAAAGGAGGGGGTTGACTATAATGAGACACACTTCCATCAGAGTGTTACTTGCGATAGTTGCACATTATGATTTGGAGCTTGAACAACTAGATGTGAAGACGGCTTTCCTACACGGATTGCTTGAGGAGGATATCTACATGACTCAGCCAGAGAAATTTGTGGTTCCGGGCAAGGAGAAGGAATGCACTACATCAGATGAGGGCATTACATACAAGGCTCGTCTAGTTGCAAGAGGGTTCACGCAAAAGGAGGGGGTTGACTATAATGAGACACACTTCCATCAGAGTGTTACTTGCGATAGTTGCACATTATGAGTTGGAGCTTGAACAACTAGATGTGAAGACGGCTTTCCTACACGGATTGCTTGAGGAGGATATCTACATGACTCAGCCAGAGAAATTTGTGGTTCCGGGCAAGGAGGATTATGTGTGCAAGTTGAAGAAGTCCTTGTATGGACTAAAGCAGTCTCCGAGGCAGTGGTATAAGAGGTTTGACAATTACATGATCAAGCTGGGATTCAGCAGGAGTCCTTATGATTGTTGTGTCTATCAAAACAAAGTTGACGATGGTTCTATGGTCTATTTTGTTCTATATATGGATGATATGCTCATAGCTGCGAAGTCGAAGTCTGAAGTACAGAAGTTGAAAGCTCGACTTAGTGCTGagtttgaaatgaaggatttgggtgtTGCGAAGAAAATTCTAGGCATGGAGATTtctagagatagagaaaagaaaaagctTTCTCTGTCACAGAAGAGCTACATTGAGAAGATTTTGTCAAGATTTGACATATCTGCATCTAAGGCTATTGATACTCCAAGTGCCATAAACATTCATTTGTCATTTGATCTTGCACCGAAATCCAAAGTTGAGGAGGAGTACATGTCTCGAGTCCCGTACTCTAATGCAGTAGGGAGTTTGATGTACGCCATGGTTTGTACTAGGCCAGATATAGCGCATGCTGTCAGCGTTGTTAGCAGGTTCATGGAAAATCCTAGAAAGGAGCACTAGCAGACTGTGAAGAGGATTTTTCGTTACTTGAGAGGTACGTCTGATGTtagtctcatttatggagGTGATAATCACTGTTTAGTGACTGGTTATTCTGATTCTGACTACACTAGAGATGTGGATAGTAGAAGATCTATGACCGGTTATGTTTTCACTCTTAGTGGTTCTGTTGTTAGTTGGAAATCAACTTTGCAGGCTGCAGTTACTTTGTCTACTACTGAAGCAGATGATATGACGTTGACAGAAGCTGCTAAAGAGAGAACATGGTTGCAAGGGTTAGTTGGTGATCTTGGTTTACATCAAGATCAAGCTGTTGTGTTCTGTCACAGTCAAAGCGCTATTTGTTTAGCCAAGGATCAAGTCCATCATGAAAGGACTAAGCATATTGATGTGAGGTATTATTTTCTAAGAGATGAGAAGAGAATTGAGGTGAAGAAAGTAGGTACTGCTGATAATCCTGCTGATATGTTCACCAAGTCAGTCCCGCAGAGCAAGTTCCAACATTGTTTGGACTTGCTTAATGTCATGAGCTGTTAGTTGCCCGTGGAGGGCAAATCTGAGGCAAGAATGGAGAAGTTTGTTCGTCTGGTGTTATGATGATGCGTCTGCAAGGGAGAATTCaagtcaaggtggagatttgttagtatgccttgaatttgtataggattaggtttcctaattgggataggattatgtttcctagGCCCAGTCTGTCTAAtgtgtgcctatatatatgggagtagaGCACATGATCTGTATCTGAAAACTGCAGTCacaatacaatttgttctccgttttccccgtggacgtagccaacacaacgttggtgaaccacgtaaattttgtgtctatttacgttctttttgtttctcgattcacaattgccctattttTCATAACACTTATACTAGCCTTTAGTATtgtgggttgagggttttgaaaggGCAGATAAGATTGTGTGTCCAACGACCGACGGTTTCAAGGGTTCTTTGATTCTGACAACCCTAGTGTAAGTAATCTACGCTTGTTCCGCATGGGCATAACTagtgtgactcgttctatcgaagTATATACTGTGTTAgtgtattgtagttggaatttgtataaccataactgtgaacgcgcatccctggaattctcttatctcataTATCTTACCTCTAGTTTTTGTtgcaattagctttttactgcTTTCCGTATtcttgttttcaaaagttttcataaaaatcattgtttctccaaatagtaaaagaatCTTAGTAGAAGATAGTCAGTCGGTGATATTATTCCCCGTGATCGACAACCtgggtactgacctttagctatactagatctaccctgtatatttgcaggtatttttagtgctaataaaaagtgcatcaagttttcgGCGCCGTTGTCGGGTAGTAACATCACTTTGTCATTGATATCTTCCAACGGACGATTTTGctactttggattttcttgctttcagtttttaatttttagttttattttttttgtttatgtcTCTTTCAGGTAGTTTATGCGAAAGTGCTCTGAGAAGGACAACTTACAGCCGCTCGATCTCGAACTTGAAAGGACACGTAGGAGAATAAGAAGTGAACGACTAGCAATGGCGGACGAGGACAATAGAACTGAGCTGGAGATGTTACAGGCTCAAGTGAAGCTCCTGATGGATGAGAAGCTCGCCAAAGAGGCGCAGTAGAAGAAAAACATGGAGTTGGGAGTTGGTCCCTGTTATGCATATGTTCAACCACGAGAACGTTCTTACGTTTCCAAAGGGCCCTCGTGTCGACGCTAACAATTTTGAACTGCGCATACCCCTTATTCAAAGGGTTGAGCAACATCCTTTTTCAGGTAGGGCCATGAAAGATGCAAACCGTCACCTCTTGAGGTTCATGGAAATTGCCAACACGCTGAAGTTAAATGGTGTCGACGACGACGCCATTAGGGTACGactctttcccttttcccttACATAATCTGTTAAGGAGTGGTTTGAGTGTCTACCTACAGAGCAAGTATCCACGTGGAAGGACATAGTGGCAGCATTCCTCGACAAATACTATCCGTCGGGCACCATACTGAAGCTGAAGAGTGAAATCTTCCAATTCGTTCAGCGTACAAACGAGCCCCTTTATGAGGCCGTTGCTCGTTTCAAAGGACTCCTCCATAAGTGCCCCAACCATGGTTTCACCGTGGACCCTCAGGTAGGCATTTATATAATAGCTTCAATGAGCAAATTTGTGCTATGTTGGATTCAGGGGCCAACGGAGGATTCCTAAGGAAGAGCGGAGCAGAGGCTATGGCTATGATAGAGGAATTTGCCACCAATAGTCGAGGGTGGTCGAAGGAGAGGCATCAAACCAGGAGGGTTGCAGCAATAGAGGCAGACGAGGAGAGCTCCTTTGCGAAGGAGTTAGCAGAGCTAAAGGTTAGGGTGAATCAGATGGACACATCAAGGAGAGAAGATCCGGTCCCACCGAATTCCGTTATTGCAGTCACCAAACCCAACGCTGAAGCCACTCCTACCGAGGATGTCAACTATGTGCAACAAGGAGGCGGCTCCAATAGATCTTtcaacaacaataattatcGCTCTAACCAGGGGGGCggtaattacaataattataatgggaACCGTCCTCATCCCAACCTTTCATACTCTTAACAACAATTTCTTGCAACCCCCTGCAGGATTTAATGTGAGTAAAGGTGGAATGGTTGAGCCCGCAAAAAAGGAGGAGAGATACGAGGCAGGGATCATGAGAATCCATGAAGTTCTAGTCCAAGATAGAAGGACCAACGACACCAAGATTAGAGTCGTGGAAGCAAGGTTGAACAACCTCGAGGCTGTAATAAACACGATCTCAACTACCGTCACCTCAATCAAAACTCAGATGGACCAAGTCCAACAAAAGATAGATGAGCACAAGAAGTCAGCAGCACGAGTGGCTGACATCAACACAAAGTGGGTTGTGAAGCATAAAACAGGGGCAGAAAGCAGCTCTGGGGCGCAAACTGGAGTCTGCCTGACGCCCAGCGGAACGCTGCAAGCCTCACAGCCGGCCGCTATTGAGCCGGCAGAAGCACCCGCGACAAAAGATGTTCTCGTGCGGCACAATGAGATTGTACTCCCTTTTCAGCCAATGAGGACGTTTAAACTTGAAGAGCAATTTGAGCACTTCTTGAATATGTTCTTCAAAGTGCATATTAATATTCTTCTTGTTGAATCATTGCTGGAAATACCTAGGTATacaaaactacttagggagGCCGTGATGCGAAAGAAGAAGCCTACTAAGGCAGATCTTAAGCTACCTCTCCATTGCAGTGGGATCATTCAACGAGAGAAGGCAATAAAGCAGAGGGATCCCGACCACTTCATCATCAGGTGTTCAATCGGCCAAGGAAAGGTGGACAAAACACTCTGCGATCTAGGAGCTAGCATCAACATCATGCCACTCAAGTACTACGAAAAGCTCAACATCGAACCCCTTATGACTGCGGACTGCACGATAAGGTTGGCCGATACCAGTGTTGTTAGGGTCATTGGGCGCTCCGGGTCGATGAGGGGGAAATCCGGGGCGCGGGGCGAGCGACCCACGAATCGGGGCGCACTATTATGTTTAGTTACAACTTAAGTCTAAATTTATTCTCGATCCTCATTTATATGCACAAAGTATacttaattgaataaaatatgcatAAATCATATACTTTTGTAGTTAAATAAATTGACATGCATAAAT
The nucleotide sequence above comes from Salvia hispanica cultivar TCC Black 2014 chromosome 5, UniMelb_Shisp_WGS_1.0, whole genome shotgun sequence. Encoded proteins:
- the LOC125189325 gene encoding uncharacterized protein LOC125189325, with amino-acid sequence MAMIEEFATNSRGWSKERHQTRRVAAIEADEESSFAKELAELKVRVNQMDTSRREDPVPPNSVIAVTKPNAEATPTEDVNYVQQGGGSNRSFNNNNYRSNQGGGFNVSKGGMVEPAKKEERYEAGIMRIHEVLVQDRRTNDTKIRVVEARLNNLEAVINTISTTVTSIKTQMDQVQQKIDEHKKSAARVADINTKWVVKHKTGAESSSGAQTGVCLTPSGTLQASQPAAIEPAEAPATKDVLVRHNEIVLPFQPMRTFKLEEQFEHFLNMFFKVHINILLVESLLEIPRYTKLLREAVMRKKKPTKADLKLPLHCSGIIQREKAIKQRDPDHFIIRCSIGQGKVDKTLCDLGASINIMPLKYYEKLNIEPLMTADCTIRLADTSVVRVIGRSGSMRGKSGARGERPTNRGALLCLVTT